Part of the Halogeometricum sp. S3BR5-2 genome, CCAACGGCGCCGGTCCCGCGGCGGACAGCGCGCCGGGCGGCAGCGACCGCGAGATATCGCTCGGAATCCTCCTGCCGGAGACCGGCGACCTCGCCTCGACCGGCCAGCCGATGATTCAGGCCGCGCAGATTCCCGGCATGCTGGTCAACGACGCGAACCCGGCGGGTCTGTCCGTCAATCAGCAGATAGAGGACACCCAGACCTCGCCGAGCGCGGGGGTCTCCGCGGCGCAGTCGCTCGCCAGCGCGGGCGTCCCGTTCGTCTGCGGGACGGCCTCCTCGGGCGTCAACGTTCCCGTCTCCCAGCAGGTGTTCATCCCCAACGAGATGATCGGCTGCTCGCCGTCGTCGACGGCGCTGTCGGTGTCGAACCTCGAGGACAACGACTACATCTTCCGGACGGCGCCGTCGGACCGCCTGCAGGGCCGCGTGATGGCGCAGGTGATGGCCGAACGGCTGAACGCCTCGACGGTGTCGACGCTGTACGTCAACAACGACTACGGTCAGCAACTCTCCGAACGCTTCTCCGGCGTCTTCGAGGACAGCTTCGACGGCGAGGTACTCACGCAGGTGGCGTTCAACATCGGCGAGTCGTCGTACTCCTCGGTCATCGAGTCGGCGCTGTCCGGGTCGAGCAACTGAGCCGGCCGAAATCAGATTTTTTGCGTCCACTCCGCGAGCGACGGCGTTTCGGCGGGGCCGTCTGGAAACTCGTTCCCTCGACAGAAGATACTCGTACTGTCGAATAGACGACCACTCGATGAAGCGCCGCGCCCTCCTCTCCGCGCTGAGTTCTGCCTCGGTCTTCGGGACCGCGGGCTGTCTATCGGATTCGAACGGTTCGACCCCCTCGTCGGGGGCGACGAGTACGGCGACCGGAATCCCATCGACGACGGGAACCGAAGCGTCCACGCCGGCAGCGACGGAGGCGAGCACGCCCCCCGAACCGGACGACCGAGTCGGAATCGGCGTCCTGAACGAGACCGAGACGGCGCACACCCTCTCGATTCGACTCGCGGACGCCGAGAGGGGGACGGAAATTCTCGCCGAGACGCTCGACGTCCGCGACGGAATCCATCGAGGCGTCGACGGGAGCGAAGTCGGCGAGGGGACCTACAGTGTCGTCGCCGACGTCGACGCCGGCGCGACGCTGGAGTACGAGTGGCGCGTGACTCCGCAACTCCGCCAACTCACCTTGGTCCTCACGGAGGATGGCGGACTCGAACCGCGCCAACGAGCGACTGCAGACGTCGACGACGACCTCCCGTACACCGTCGACGGTGCGTCGAGCATCCACGCGCCGCCGCACGCGGAAGTGAGGAACGACGGCGACGCGGACGCCGTCTTGACCCTCGCACTCGAACGCGAGGGCGAGCGGTTCTTCGAACACGCATTCGAGGCGACGACCGACCGGGAAATCCACACGCCGCCGCTCGTCGCCTCCGCGGGGACGTACGACGTGGTCGCGGAGGCCGACGACGGCCGTCGGGCGACTTACGAGTGGGAGATACCCGAGAACTATCACTGGCCGCTGTTGGCCGTCCTCGTCGACGAGGACGGCGTGCTGAGAGTCGGCTGTTCGTTCTCACGGGAGGCGCCCGTCTCGGTGGAGAACCGCGACGGAACCGACCGCGAACTCACGCTCCGACTCAGTTCGGGAGGGGATATCGTCGCCGAGGCGACGGAGTCCGTGCCGCCCGGCGGCCGAATCATCGCGCTCGATACCCCTATCGGCGGCGAGTACGAGTTGCACGCGGAGACCGCCGAGGGAACGGCCACGGCCGACTATTCGACGTGTTACTGTTACAGCACGGATACGAGGGTCAGAATAGACGAGGGAGTTCCGAGTATCGACTCGCCTCGACTCGTCTGTGAGTGACTCTACCGAAGGGGAAGCGGCACCGGGTCGGGCTACCCGCCGAGGAAGTCCCGGCGGACCTGCTCGTCCTCTAAGAGCGCCCGGCCGGAGTCGACGTAGCGGTTCTCGCCGTTGGCGAGGACGTAGCCGCGGTCGCAGCGCCTGAGCGCCTCCTTGGCGTTCTGCTCGACCATCAGTACCGCGGTGCCGGCCTCGTTTATCTCGTCTATCTTGTCGAACATCTCCTCGACCAGGTCCGGCGCGAGGCCGGCCGACGGTTCGTCGAGGAGGAGCAGCGACGGGTCGAGCATCAGCGCGCGACCCATCGCGAGCATCTGCTGTTGCCCGCCGGACATCGTGCCGGCCTTCTGGTCGTCTCGTTCCTCTAAGATGGGGAAGCGCTCGAACACCATATCGAGAGCGTCCTGCGGCACCTCGTCGAGGATGTACGCGCCCATCTCCAGGTTCTCGCGGACCGTGAGCGAGGCGAACACGTTGTCGTTCTGCGGCACGTAGCCGATTCCCTCGTGGATGATGTCTTCGGGCTGTAAGCCGGTGACGTCCTCGCCCTCGAACGTCACCGTGCCGCCCATGAGGTTGGTGAGCCCGAAGACGGACTTCATCAGCGTCGACTTGCCCGCGCCGTTGGGGCCGACGATGGTGACGTACTCGCCGTCGTGGACGTCCATGTCGACGTCGGTGAGAATCTGTAAGTCGCCGTAACCCGCGTCGAGGTTCCGGACGCGGAGCAGTTCGGCGCCCTCGCTCTCGGGCGTCGACTCGGCGGTGGCGGCGCCGGCCGACGAGTCGGAGTCGGGCGACTCCGCGGCGTCGGTGTCGGCAGCGTCGGCGTCGGTGCTCATACGTTCCCCCCGAGGTACGCCTCGATGACGTC contains:
- a CDS encoding ABC transporter ATP-binding protein; this encodes MSTDADAADTDAAESPDSDSSAGAATAESTPESEGAELLRVRNLDAGYGDLQILTDVDMDVHDGEYVTIVGPNGAGKSTLMKSVFGLTNLMGGTVTFEGEDVTGLQPEDIIHEGIGYVPQNDNVFASLTVRENLEMGAYILDEVPQDALDMVFERFPILEERDDQKAGTMSGGQQQMLAMGRALMLDPSLLLLDEPSAGLAPDLVEEMFDKIDEINEAGTAVLMVEQNAKEALRRCDRGYVLANGENRYVDSGRALLEDEQVRRDFLGG